A stretch of the Polaribacter pacificus genome encodes the following:
- a CDS encoding DUF2892 domain-containing protein, which yields MFHKNFKLIIAALITAWSVYEFSQVHIMNGISILLLAGIFILLYFKNEFILLAFLQLRKQNFPGAQKWLSYIKNPSAALTRKQEGYYNFLHGIMLSQTNISQAEKYLKKAVSLGLSMGHDLAMAKLQLAGIAMTKRRKREATMLMNEAKKLDKNGMLNEQIKMMKQQMKKI from the coding sequence ATGTTTCATAAAAATTTTAAATTAATCATTGCAGCACTTATCACAGCCTGGTCTGTATATGAATTTTCTCAAGTTCATATTATGAACGGAATTTCAATTTTATTGTTGGCGGGAATTTTTATCTTATTATACTTTAAAAACGAGTTTATATTATTAGCGTTTTTACAACTTCGTAAACAAAACTTTCCAGGAGCTCAAAAATGGTTATCCTATATTAAAAATCCAAGTGCAGCACTGACTAGAAAACAAGAAGGATATTATAATTTTCTACACGGAATTATGCTTTCTCAAACCAATATTTCTCAAGCAGAAAAATACTTAAAGAAAGCTGTTTCTTTAGGCTTATCTATGGGACATGATTTAGCAATGGCAAAATTGCAATTGGCAGGTATCGCAATGACTAAAAGAAGAAAACGCGAAGCAACCATGCTAATGAATGAAGCTAAAAAACTAGACAAAAATGGCATGCTAAATGAGCAAATAAAAATGATGAAACAGCAGATGAAAAAGATCTAA
- the guaA gene encoding glutamine-hydrolyzing GMP synthase: MQKDNVLILDFGSQYTQLIARRVRELNIYCEIHPFNNPPKNLETFKAVILSGSPYSVRSENPPHPDLSLIRGHKPMLAVCYGAQYLAHFSGGLVGQSNTREYGRANLSYVKEEEPFFANIQMGSQVWMSHSDTIKELPTNGVRLASTHDVENAAYKIEGEQTYAIQFHPEVYHSTDGKQLLENFLVHIAGVAQTWTANSFVESTVADIQEKVGTDKVVLGLSGGVDSTVAAVLLHKAIGSNLHCIFVNNGLLRKNEFTEVLKQYEGMGLNVKGVDASSHFMTALAGLSDPEAKRKAIGNAFIEVFDKEANQIEDAKWLAQGTIYPDVIESVSVNGGPSATIKSHHNVGGLPDFMKLKIVEPLRMIFKDEVRRVGASMGIDKELLGRHPFPGPGLAIRILGDITPEKVSILQEVDAIFINGLKNSGLYNKVWQAGAILLPVNSVGVMGDERTYEKVVALRAVESTDGMTADWVNLPYEFLQKTSNDIINKVKGVNRVVYDISSKPPATIEWE, encoded by the coding sequence ATGCAAAAAGACAACGTACTTATATTAGATTTTGGATCGCAATACACACAGCTGATTGCGAGAAGAGTTAGAGAGTTAAACATTTATTGTGAAATTCACCCTTTTAACAATCCTCCAAAGAACCTAGAAACTTTTAAAGCGGTAATTTTATCAGGAAGCCCTTATTCTGTAAGGTCTGAGAACCCACCGCATCCAGATTTATCTTTAATTAGAGGGCATAAACCTATGTTGGCAGTCTGTTATGGCGCTCAATATCTTGCTCATTTTTCTGGTGGTTTGGTTGGTCAATCTAATACAAGAGAATACGGAAGAGCTAATCTGTCTTATGTTAAAGAAGAAGAGCCATTTTTTGCAAATATTCAAATGGGTAGTCAAGTATGGATGAGTCACTCAGATACAATTAAAGAATTGCCTACCAATGGTGTTCGCTTGGCCAGTACTCACGATGTAGAAAATGCAGCATATAAAATAGAGGGAGAGCAAACCTATGCAATTCAATTTCACCCAGAAGTGTATCACTCTACGGATGGAAAACAGCTTTTAGAAAACTTTTTAGTTCATATTGCTGGCGTAGCTCAAACTTGGACAGCTAATTCATTTGTAGAAAGTACGGTTGCTGACATTCAAGAAAAAGTAGGTACAGATAAAGTAGTCTTAGGCTTGTCTGGTGGTGTTGATTCTACCGTAGCTGCAGTTTTGTTGCACAAAGCAATAGGATCTAATTTGCATTGTATTTTTGTAAATAATGGGTTGCTGAGAAAAAATGAGTTTACCGAAGTTTTAAAGCAATATGAGGGCATGGGCTTAAATGTTAAGGGAGTGGATGCTTCTTCTCATTTTATGACTGCTTTGGCCGGACTTTCTGATCCAGAAGCAAAAAGAAAAGCCATAGGAAATGCTTTTATTGAAGTTTTTGATAAAGAGGCAAATCAAATTGAAGACGCCAAATGGTTAGCACAAGGAACCATTTATCCAGATGTTATCGAGTCTGTTTCTGTAAACGGAGGACCATCAGCAACCATTAAGAGTCATCACAATGTTGGAGGTTTGCCAGACTTTATGAAACTAAAAATTGTAGAGCCTCTAAGAATGATCTTTAAAGATGAGGTTAGAAGAGTTGGTGCTTCTATGGGAATAGATAAAGAATTATTAGGAAGACACCCTTTCCCTGGGCCAGGTTTGGCTATTCGTATTTTAGGAGATATCACTCCTGAGAAAGTAAGTATCTTGCAAGAAGTCGATGCTATTTTTATAAACGGCTTAAAAAATAGTGGTTTGTATAATAAGGTTTGGCAAGCAGGAGCAATCTTGTTGCCTGTAAACTCTGTAGGAGTTATGGGAGATGAAAGAACCTATGAAAAAGTAGTTGCTTTACGAGCTGTAGAAAGCACAGATGGGATGACTGCTGACTGGGTGAATTTACCGTACGAGTTTTTACAAAAAACCTCTAATGACATTATAAATAAAGTAAAAGGAGTAAACAGAGTTGTTTATGATATTAGTTCAAAACCTCCAGCGACAATTGAGTGGGAATAA
- a CDS encoding 3-oxoacyl-ACP synthase III family protein yields MQNTIITGTGCYVPTIVQKNDQFLKHRFLNEDGTPFEASNEEIIQKFQNITGIDERRYVDTKYATSDIAFFAAQKAIEKSGVNPEELDYIILAHNFGDVQSAAIQSDILPCIATRVKHQLKIKNPNCVAYDILFGCPGWIEGVIQAHAFIKAGMAKKVLVIGAETLSRVVDQHDRDTMIFSDGAGASVVEASEGSTAGILSHSTQTFSKDEAYYLSFGKSFDKKEDSDVRYIKMNGRKIYEFALVNVPLAMKAALDKSGVSINDIKKIFIHQANEKMDEAIVKRFYRLFKMGVPEGIMPMNIQKFGNSSVATVPTLLDLVLQGKIENHRVNKGDIVLFASVGAGMNINAIVYKF; encoded by the coding sequence ATGCAAAACACGATTATTACAGGTACAGGTTGTTATGTCCCAACAATTGTTCAAAAGAATGACCAGTTTTTGAAGCATCGTTTTTTAAATGAAGATGGAACTCCTTTTGAAGCTTCAAATGAAGAAATTATTCAAAAATTTCAAAATATAACAGGTATTGATGAGCGTAGGTATGTTGATACTAAATACGCTACATCAGATATTGCTTTTTTTGCAGCTCAAAAAGCCATAGAAAAATCAGGGGTCAATCCAGAAGAATTGGATTATATTATTTTAGCACACAACTTTGGTGATGTTCAAAGCGCTGCCATTCAGAGTGATATTTTACCTTGTATTGCTACAAGAGTAAAACACCAATTAAAAATAAAAAACCCTAATTGTGTAGCCTATGATATCTTGTTTGGTTGTCCAGGTTGGATAGAAGGTGTTATTCAAGCCCATGCTTTTATCAAAGCGGGTATGGCTAAAAAAGTATTGGTGATTGGAGCAGAAACGCTATCTAGGGTTGTAGATCAGCACGATAGAGATACTATGATTTTTAGTGATGGGGCTGGTGCTTCTGTAGTAGAAGCTTCAGAGGGTTCTACTGCCGGAATTTTAAGTCATTCTACTCAAACTTTTTCTAAAGACGAAGCTTATTATTTATCTTTTGGTAAATCATTTGATAAAAAAGAAGATTCAGATGTGCGCTATATTAAAATGAATGGTCGAAAAATTTATGAATTTGCCTTGGTAAATGTCCCGCTTGCGATGAAGGCGGCATTGGATAAAAGTGGTGTTTCTATAAATGATATTAAAAAAATATTTATCCATCAGGCCAATGAAAAAATGGATGAAGCCATTGTGAAACGTTTTTATCGACTCTTTAAAATGGGAGTTCCAGAGGGAATTATGCCTATGAACATACAAAAATTCGGTAATAGTTCTGTGGCTACTGTCCCAACTTTATTAGATTTAGTGCTTCAAGGGAAGATTGAAAATCACCGTGTTAATAAAGGAGATATCGTCCTTTTTGCATCTGTGGGAGCCGGTATGAATATCAATGCTATTGTCTATAAATTTTAG
- the ccsA gene encoding cytochrome c biogenesis protein: MKKLFSILYSTRLMAFLFFAFAASMGIATFIENDFGTQTSKALVYNTWWFEAIMIFFVINFFGNIFRYRLHKKEKWPVLLFHAAFLFILIGAGVTRYVGYEGIMIIKEGETTDKFLSETTYLNVIIDDGNQQKPTVHQPILLSAWGTNNWGFSTRFMNQDIDIKLVDYIPWAEQKLVEDPNGDEYLFFVESSSGSRHEHYIKKGTIENIHNILVGFDAPGDATVNFSNKDGSLKMTATETGDWFRMADQKRGVINKDSIQNFQYLTLHNIGGLQFVIPKPAEKGIMKTVRGEKDDQKLDVIVLDVTTNNKTERIQLTGGKYNSLNSEQLTVDNLNFRMLYGSKTLETPFKIKLNDFQLEKYPGSESAASYASEITVIDPDETFDYRIYMNHILDHKGYKFFQSSYDISKEVEETHLSVNHDFWGTFLTYVGYSMLYFGLISILFAKNTRFDDLKKGLKKIKQKKAALSIFLLLFISVSSASAQQHQQRLISEQQIDSILNANIVDKKHAESFNSLIIQDAGGRMKPAHTFASELVRKVTHQETFKGMTPSQVFLSIKENPRFWEVVPMIYLEEGNTEIRELLGLPKEATHASLTDFLTPQGEYKIRAQVDEAIKKNVKNKFEKDLEHINSRVDLVYRALYRDIFKIFPIPNDENNKWVSQPETLHANFSGTDSVFVRQVVPVYIQMLQQAKETNDYTQAEKVLEGIKNFQRKFGAEVIPSQDRIQLEIAYNKFSIFNRLAKYFGFAGGLLIFVVIAQIFTDKKWLNYLVKGLVGIIVILFVFHTLGLGARWYISGNAPWSNAYESIIYVAWATMLFGLVFGRKSTLTLAATTFLTSVILFFAHQNWLDPEIANLQPVLNSYWLLIHVSIIVASYGPFSLAMILGIFALFLMAFTNEKNKKKLDLAIKEITIINEMSVTIGLIMLTVGNFLGGMWANESWGRYWGWDPKETWALISIMLYAFILHMRLIPGLRSKFTFNLWSIITYSSIMMTYFGVNFYLSGLHSYASGDKVITPTSVYYSVAFVTVLGIFAWRKHKKYYKK, from the coding sequence ATGAAAAAATTATTCAGTATCCTTTACTCGACCCGTTTAATGGCATTCTTATTTTTTGCCTTTGCTGCATCAATGGGAATTGCAACTTTTATAGAAAATGACTTCGGTACCCAGACTTCAAAAGCCTTAGTTTACAACACATGGTGGTTTGAGGCTATCATGATTTTTTTTGTAATCAATTTTTTTGGAAACATTTTTAGATATCGATTACACAAAAAAGAAAAATGGCCAGTACTTTTATTTCACGCTGCCTTTTTGTTTATTTTAATCGGTGCAGGAGTAACCAGATATGTGGGTTACGAAGGGATAATGATTATCAAAGAAGGTGAAACAACTGATAAATTCTTATCAGAGACCACTTACCTTAATGTAATCATTGATGATGGCAATCAACAAAAACCGACAGTTCACCAGCCTATTCTTTTGTCTGCTTGGGGAACTAATAACTGGGGATTTTCCACTCGATTTATGAATCAGGACATAGATATTAAACTGGTAGATTATATTCCATGGGCCGAGCAAAAATTAGTAGAAGATCCTAATGGAGATGAATATTTATTTTTTGTTGAGTCTAGTAGTGGTTCTAGACATGAACATTATATTAAAAAAGGAACTATAGAAAACATCCACAATATATTAGTAGGTTTTGATGCCCCAGGTGATGCAACCGTAAACTTTTCAAACAAAGACGGTTCTTTAAAAATGACCGCTACTGAAACTGGAGATTGGTTTCGAATGGCAGATCAAAAACGCGGTGTTATCAACAAAGATTCTATTCAAAACTTTCAATACTTAACACTTCACAACATCGGTGGTTTACAATTTGTAATTCCAAAACCTGCTGAAAAAGGGATTATGAAAACAGTACGTGGTGAAAAAGATGATCAAAAATTAGACGTCATCGTTTTAGACGTTACTACCAACAACAAAACAGAGCGAATTCAATTAACTGGAGGAAAATACAACTCCTTAAACTCAGAGCAACTTACTGTAGACAATCTTAATTTTAGAATGTTATATGGTTCTAAAACACTAGAGACTCCTTTTAAAATTAAGCTAAATGATTTTCAGCTAGAAAAATACCCAGGATCAGAAAGCGCTGCATCTTATGCTAGTGAAATTACAGTTATTGACCCTGATGAAACTTTTGATTACCGTATTTACATGAACCATATTTTAGATCACAAAGGATATAAATTCTTTCAGTCGAGTTATGACATCAGCAAAGAAGTAGAAGAAACTCACCTCTCTGTAAACCATGATTTTTGGGGTACATTTTTAACCTATGTTGGCTATTCTATGTTGTATTTTGGACTGATTAGTATTTTATTTGCAAAAAACACTCGTTTTGATGATTTAAAAAAGGGCTTAAAAAAAATCAAACAGAAAAAAGCAGCATTAAGCATATTCTTACTACTATTTATTTCTGTATCATCCGCATCTGCTCAACAGCACCAACAACGATTGATAAGTGAACAGCAAATTGATTCTATTTTAAACGCAAATATTGTTGATAAAAAACATGCCGAATCATTTAATAGCTTGATCATTCAAGATGCTGGGGGTAGAATGAAACCAGCTCACACCTTTGCTTCAGAATTAGTTAGAAAAGTAACTCATCAAGAAACTTTTAAAGGAATGACTCCTAGTCAGGTGTTTCTTTCGATCAAAGAAAACCCAAGATTTTGGGAAGTTGTTCCAATGATCTACTTAGAAGAAGGAAACACAGAAATAAGAGAACTACTTGGACTTCCAAAAGAAGCTACCCACGCAAGCTTAACTGATTTTTTAACACCTCAAGGTGAATATAAAATTAGAGCGCAAGTTGATGAGGCAATAAAAAAGAATGTTAAGAATAAGTTTGAAAAAGATTTAGAGCATATTAACTCTCGTGTTGATTTAGTCTATAGAGCTTTGTATAGAGATATTTTTAAAATATTCCCTATCCCGAATGATGAAAATAACAAATGGGTCTCTCAACCAGAAACCCTACATGCAAACTTTAGCGGTACTGATTCTGTTTTTGTACGACAGGTAGTTCCTGTTTATATTCAGATGCTACAACAAGCAAAAGAAACCAATGACTATACTCAGGCAGAAAAAGTCTTGGAAGGAATCAAAAACTTTCAACGAAAATTTGGTGCAGAAGTAATCCCTAGTCAAGACAGAATACAATTAGAGATTGCCTATAATAAATTTAGTATTTTTAATAGATTAGCTAAGTACTTTGGTTTTGCAGGTGGACTCTTAATATTTGTTGTAATTGCTCAAATCTTTACTGATAAAAAATGGCTAAACTATTTGGTAAAAGGGCTTGTTGGAATCATTGTTATTTTGTTTGTATTCCATACATTAGGCCTAGGAGCTCGCTGGTATATTAGCGGAAATGCACCTTGGAGTAATGCCTACGAGTCCATTATTTATGTTGCATGGGCTACCATGTTGTTTGGACTTGTTTTTGGAAGAAAATCAACGTTGACATTGGCCGCAACAACATTTTTAACTTCAGTTATTCTATTCTTTGCCCATCAAAACTGGTTGGATCCAGAAATTGCGAATCTCCAACCTGTATTAAACTCTTATTGGTTACTGATACACGTTTCAATTATAGTTGCTAGTTATGGCCCATTCTCACTAGCTATGATCTTAGGAATATTCGCTTTGTTTTTAATGGCATTTACCAACGAGAAAAACAAGAAAAAATTAGACTTGGCTATCAAAGAGATAACCATTATTAATGAGATGTCTGTTACAATTGGTTTAATCATGCTAACTGTAGGGAATTTCCTAGGAGGTATGTGGGCCAATGAAAGCTGGGGTAGATATTGGGGCTGGGATCCAAAAGAGACTTGGGCCTTAATCTCTATTATGCTATATGCGTTTATTTTGCATATGCGTTTGATTCCAGGTTTGAGAAGTAAATTTACCTTTAACCTTTGGTCTATTATCACGTATTCATCTATTATGATGACTTATTTTGGAGTAAATTTCTATTTATCAGGCTTACATTCATACGCAAGTGGTGACAAAGTAATCACACCAACTTCAGTATATTATTCCGTTGCTTTTGTTACTGTTTTAGGAATCTTTGCTTGGCGTAAACACAAAAAATATTATAAAAAATAA
- the porV gene encoding type IX secretion system outer membrane channel protein PorV has product MKIKGLILLLIIGVLAPVKAQTTANPITTAAPFLLIVPDARAGGMGDIGVATSSDAFSLFHNPSKIAFNTNQISIGANYTPWLRNLVDDIFVGGVSYVNRFKENAAWGVDFKYFSLGKIELTDNQGNPIGTENPNEFAISGTYALKLSEHFSMGVGLRYIHSNYKLSVQDPDNSAVNSFSVDISGFYQSSEHYFSQFDGRYRLGFAISNIGPKVSYVANKEDFIPTNLKLGGGFDFIFDDFNTVTLNLETTKLLVPTPQPDNSDKDKGWAEGIFSSFGDAPDGFSEELKEFTYAFGAEYLYNKAFALRTGYYHESEDKGSRQYFTMGGGFKARSFSLDMSYLINTSSINHPLENTLRFSLSFDLGDIYEDY; this is encoded by the coding sequence ATGAAAATTAAAGGATTAATATTATTATTGATTATTGGAGTTCTAGCTCCGGTAAAAGCACAAACAACAGCCAATCCGATTACAACGGCAGCACCATTTTTATTAATCGTTCCAGATGCAAGAGCTGGAGGAATGGGAGATATAGGTGTAGCTACATCTTCAGATGCTTTTTCGTTATTTCACAATCCTTCTAAAATAGCTTTTAATACCAATCAAATTTCTATTGGAGCAAATTATACTCCTTGGTTGCGAAACTTAGTTGATGATATTTTTGTCGGGGGCGTGTCGTATGTAAATCGATTTAAAGAAAATGCAGCTTGGGGTGTTGATTTTAAATATTTTTCACTTGGAAAAATTGAGTTAACAGATAATCAAGGAAATCCTATCGGAACAGAGAATCCTAATGAGTTTGCTATTTCTGGAACCTATGCCTTAAAGTTAAGTGAGCACTTTTCTATGGGGGTTGGGTTACGTTATATCCACTCTAATTATAAACTTAGTGTACAAGACCCAGACAACAGTGCTGTAAATTCTTTTTCTGTAGATATTTCTGGGTTTTACCAATCATCAGAACACTATTTTTCGCAATTTGATGGTCGCTATCGTTTAGGTTTTGCTATTTCGAATATTGGACCAAAGGTTTCATATGTTGCAAATAAAGAAGATTTTATTCCTACTAATTTGAAACTAGGTGGAGGTTTTGATTTTATTTTTGATGATTTTAATACCGTTACCTTAAATTTAGAAACAACTAAATTATTAGTGCCAACTCCACAGCCAGACAATTCTGATAAAGATAAAGGATGGGCAGAAGGGATTTTTTCATCTTTCGGAGATGCACCTGATGGATTTAGTGAAGAGTTAAAAGAGTTTACGTACGCTTTTGGTGCAGAATACCTGTACAATAAAGCCTTTGCTTTGAGAACAGGTTATTATCATGAAAGTGAAGACAAAGGAAGTAGACAGTATTTTACCATGGGTGGAGGCTTTAAAGCGCGTTCATTCTCTTTAGATATGTCGTATTTAATTAATACCTCTAGCATTAACCATCCTTTAGAAAATACTTTGCGATTTTCACTCTCTTTTGATTTAGGAGATATTTACGAAGATTATTAG
- a CDS encoding LysM peptidoglycan-binding domain-containing protein, protein MKHLKIVVTLFVLSFAVSCGQQKKYITYKVQEGETLTSIAGKLDMTTKDLLRLNPNIGSELTADTEIFIPNKKGILRSDPKESVLVTNPTVKKDSIIDQLDPTEDLSEIYVMHKVAKGDTFYSLTRYYNVLQSDLLVLNPALKDGLKLGTTIKIKERVAGEKIQEIYKDTIALSEELKVALLLPFRAEVFDTLSATDIFKDRLANIITDFYLGAEIAIDSLQKQGVMAKMQVFDTGDRNTKINTLLNERSLKEMDVIIGPLYSDELERVAGAVNAPVVYPVFSGSQSSFSKSKIVKTAPDKNLYTEKLLSHMIKNYRNENIIIVGDSTATSMIKVKQLSTFLKQHDSIDVVHEIVPHNGYIAQERLLKVMKVDTTHIENWVLIASQNKVIASDVVNSLISFPEPEKAKDGEEQAPKINYAVKAFSFENGSLFSMVNHNKLAHIGFTYVSDRFMDESAIRARVFNKQYLKKNKALPSDDAIRGFDVTYDVVMRMASGDQLNSTYKKGISYRLQAKFDFHKRMFGLTENRGLYLLEYQPDLSVIRLDD, encoded by the coding sequence ATGAAACATTTAAAAATCGTTGTCACACTTTTTGTTTTAAGTTTTGCTGTTTCTTGTGGTCAGCAAAAAAAATACATCACTTATAAAGTGCAAGAAGGTGAGACTCTTACTAGTATTGCTGGTAAGTTAGATATGACTACTAAAGATTTGTTGCGTTTAAATCCAAATATCGGATCAGAGTTAACTGCTGATACTGAGATTTTTATTCCAAATAAGAAAGGTATTTTACGCTCAGATCCTAAAGAATCTGTATTGGTTACCAATCCTACAGTAAAAAAAGATTCAATTATTGATCAACTTGACCCAACAGAAGATCTTAGTGAGATTTATGTAATGCACAAAGTAGCAAAAGGAGATACTTTTTATAGTTTAACCCGTTATTACAATGTTTTACAAAGCGATTTGCTAGTTTTAAATCCAGCCTTAAAAGACGGTTTAAAATTAGGTACTACTATTAAGATTAAAGAGCGAGTTGCTGGTGAGAAAATACAAGAGATATACAAAGATACCATTGCGCTTTCTGAAGAGCTTAAAGTGGCTTTATTATTGCCTTTTAGAGCAGAGGTTTTTGATACCTTAAGCGCTACAGATATTTTTAAAGACCGTTTGGCAAATATTATCACTGATTTTTATTTAGGTGCAGAAATTGCCATTGATTCATTGCAAAAACAAGGTGTAATGGCTAAGATGCAGGTATTTGATACAGGAGATAGAAACACCAAGATCAATACCTTACTCAATGAGAGAAGTCTTAAAGAAATGGACGTAATTATTGGTCCATTATATTCTGATGAGTTAGAGAGGGTAGCTGGAGCTGTTAATGCACCAGTTGTGTATCCAGTATTTTCTGGAAGTCAATCTTCTTTCTCCAAATCAAAGATTGTAAAGACAGCGCCAGATAAGAATTTGTACACGGAAAAATTATTATCTCATATGATAAAAAATTACCGTAATGAAAACATCATTATTGTTGGAGATTCTACAGCAACTTCTATGATTAAAGTTAAACAGCTTTCAACGTTTTTAAAGCAGCATGATTCTATTGATGTTGTGCATGAAATAGTTCCTCATAATGGATATATTGCTCAAGAGCGACTTTTAAAGGTTATGAAGGTTGATACCACTCATATAGAGAATTGGGTTTTGATTGCTAGTCAAAATAAAGTGATTGCATCTGATGTGGTTAATAGTTTGATTAGTTTCCCTGAGCCAGAAAAAGCAAAAGATGGAGAGGAGCAGGCTCCAAAAATAAATTATGCTGTAAAGGCTTTTAGTTTTGAAAATGGGAGCTTATTTTCTATGGTTAATCACAATAAGTTAGCACATATAGGTTTTACCTATGTTTCAGATCGGTTTATGGATGAGTCTGCGATAAGAGCAAGGGTGTTTAACAAGCAATACTTAAAAAAGAACAAAGCCTTGCCTTCTGATGATGCTATTAGAGGTTTTGATGTAACTTATGATGTTGTGATGCGTATGGCATCAGGAGATCAACTTAACAGTACTTATAAAAAAGGGATTTCATATCGTTTACAGGCCAAGTTTGATTTTCATAAACGAATGTTTGGTCTGACAGAAAATAGAGGTTTGTACTTACTAGAATATCAACCAGACTTAAGTGTTATTCGATTGGATGATTAA
- a CDS encoding group III truncated hemoglobin, with protein sequence MKPDITTREDIKQIISQFYEKLLADEQMYPFFDEIVVSNHLEKHLEIITDFWEDLLLDTRSYSNNVLQKHIDVHQKLPFKKEHFDLWLGYLLATINDSFEGLKADQMIARARSIATVMQVKFNLYQ encoded by the coding sequence ATGAAACCAGACATCACAACAAGAGAAGATATAAAACAAATTATTTCTCAGTTTTATGAAAAATTGTTAGCTGATGAACAGATGTATCCTTTTTTTGATGAGATTGTAGTATCTAATCACCTAGAAAAACACTTAGAAATTATTACTGACTTTTGGGAAGATTTATTGTTGGACACTAGATCTTATAGTAATAATGTATTGCAAAAACATATAGATGTTCACCAAAAACTACCTTTTAAGAAAGAGCATTTTGATTTGTGGTTAGGCTATTTGCTAGCAACTATAAATGACTCTTTTGAAGGACTTAAAGCTGATCAGATGATCGCTAGAGCTCGATCAATTGCTACCGTCATGCAAGTTAAATTTAATCTGTATCAATAA
- the cdd gene encoding cytidine deaminase, translated as MKKIDLITSASLYENFDELSKEIKHLMQQAIAAREKAYAPYSKFYVGAALLLENGQIITGNNQESAAYPSGMCAERVAIWKAGSDFPGVKVLKLAISASSKTHLVDKPIGPCGACRQTLSEYEINQKEPIEIYFMGEVGKVVQTDSLLDLLPFSFDSSNL; from the coding sequence ATGAAGAAAATTGACCTTATTACCTCTGCCTCATTATATGAGAATTTTGATGAACTCTCAAAGGAGATTAAACACTTAATGCAGCAGGCGATTGCTGCAAGAGAAAAAGCTTATGCTCCCTATTCTAAGTTTTATGTAGGTGCAGCATTGCTATTAGAAAACGGTCAAATAATTACTGGAAACAATCAAGAAAGTGCAGCTTATCCATCTGGAATGTGTGCTGAGCGTGTTGCTATTTGGAAAGCAGGTTCAGATTTCCCTGGAGTTAAAGTGCTTAAACTGGCCATTTCTGCTAGTTCTAAAACACATTTGGTAGACAAGCCGATAGGTCCTTGTGGCGCTTGTAGACAAACCCTTTCAGAATATGAGATTAATCAAAAAGAGCCAATAGAAATTTACTTTATGGGAGAAGTTGGTAAGGTTGTTCAAACGGATTCTTTACTAGATTTATTGCCGTTCTCATTTGATAGTTCAAACCTTTAG